One window from the genome of Amaranthus tricolor cultivar Red isolate AtriRed21 chromosome 9, ASM2621246v1, whole genome shotgun sequence encodes:
- the LOC130824078 gene encoding membrane protein PM19L-like, producing the protein MANDSMKPAATLLLFLNFCMYVVLLGISGWAMNRAIEHGFIIGPGLELPAHFSPIYFPMGNAATGFFVMFSLIAGVVGGASSISGFIYLRSWDGVSKPAAVAVATIAWTLTLLAMGFGCKEIELQYRNAKLVAMEAFSIILSVTQFLYIIVIQGPLM; encoded by the exons ATGGCCAACGATTCGATGAAACCCGCTGCTACATTGCTTCTATTTCTTAACTTCTGCATGTATGTCGTGCTCTTAGGCATAAGCGGATGGGCTATGAACCGCGCTATTGAGcatggttttatcattg GTCCAGGATTGGAGCTGCCTGCACATTTTTCGCCCATTTACTTCCCAATGGGAAATGCCGCGACAGGATTCTTCGTGATGTTTTCTTTGATAGCAGGAGTAGTTGGTGGCGCTTCGTCCATCTCAGGCTTCATCTACCTCCGATCATGGGACGGTGTGAGCAAGCCGGCTGCTGTTGCAGTTGCTACTATTGCTTGGACACTAACTCTCTTGGCCATGGG CTTCGGGTGCAAGGAGATCGAGCTCCAGTATAGGAACGCGAAATTAGTGGCAATGGAAGCATTCAGCATAATCCTCTCTGTGACACAGTTCTTATACATTATTGTAATTCAAGGACCTTTAATGTAG
- the LOC130823874 gene encoding U11/U12 small nuclear ribonucleoprotein 65 kDa protein, with product MNSGFTTQPYPNDAIPLNSTQQNSVSTLLIRHLPEAIPFDTLSRLFSHYGALSVRPCSSGRLRNCAFVDFKDELAASQAHRQLNGLRFLGKVLSVQKSYKSSEENKNVGGEPGKNALNFLSKDNSESRKVKDGSRSASLVAAEPIAEKLGVNYPFPPHLEYAYPPPDGNILTNIVNALIAVPRFYTQALHLMNKMNIPAPFRMALPTPPLPSAPAPPLPPLPLVTEKPHPGNLSSDESEMETSDEEHDGVEHPKKRIKREVIVGPGIDKDVSHEAVGLKPATLVPKEIPIIKKKNPVLQIKIAPKKVQHEVNDDTQVKEPEKLDSSDAASYATIEQIESQKLPPEEILSLPMFKNYTAGSPASVLYIKNLAKDVVPDDFYFIFGSFFGSIDAARSSLSVKLMQEGRMRGQAFVTFPSIELAHSALNIVNGYVFKGKPMIIQFGRNPAAGKTS from the exons ATGAATTCAGGTTTCACAACACAGCCATACCCAAATGATGCAATTCCATTGAATTCCACCCAACAAAACTCAGTTTCTACCCTTCTAATTCGTCATCTTCCAGAAGCTATTCCTTTTGACACTCTTTCTCGTCTTTTCTCTCATTATGGTGCTCTTTCTGTTCGCCCTTGTTCTTCCGGAAG GTTAAGAAACTGTGCTTTTGTAGACTTCAAGGATGAACTTGCTGCTTCGCAGGCACACCGTCAACTAAATGG GTTACGATTTCTTGGTAAGGTATTGTCTGTGCAAAAATCATATAAGTCTTCAGAGGAAAACAAGAATGTTGGAGGTGAACCTGGAAAGAATGCGCTGAATTTTTTGAGTAAGGATAATTCAGAGAGTAGAAAAGTGAAAGATGGTTCCAGGTCAGCCAGCCTGGTTGCTGCTGAACCTATTGCAGAAAAGCTTGGAGTGAATTATCCATTTCCTCCGCATTTAGA GTATGCTTATCCTCCACCGGACGGGAATATACTTACAAATATTGTTAATGCTCTTATAGCTGTTCCTCGATTTTATACTCAG GCTTTGCActtgatgaacaaaatgaacATTCCAGCTCCATTTCGGATGGCGCTTCCCACTCCTCCTTTACCATCTGCACCAGCCCCACCTCTTCCTCCGTTGCCCTTGGTAACTGAAAAACCTCATCCTGGAAATCTGTCCAGTGATGAGTCAGAAATGGAAACTTCGGATGAG GAGCATGATGGAGTTGAACATCCAAAAAAACGGATCAAACGTGAAGTTATTGTCGGCCCTGGCATAGATAAGGATGTGTCTCATGAGGCTGTTGGACTTAAACCTGCCACTTTGGTTCCAAAGGAAATTCcaattattaaaaagaaaaatcctGTATTACAG ATCAAAATTGCTCCCAAGAAAGTTCAGCACGAGGTTAATGATGATACACAGGTAAAGGAACCTGAAAAGCTGGATTCTTCAGATGCTGCATCATATGCAACTATTGAACAAATAGAAAGCCAAAAGTTGCCTCCTGAAGAGATATTATCACTCCCAATGTTCAAG AATTACACTGCTGGGAGTCCTGCCTCAGTGCTGTACATAAAGAACTTGGCAAAGGACGTGGTTCcagatgatttttattttatttttg GGTCATTTTTTGGGAGCATTGATGCTGCTAGATCTAGTCTCAGTGTGAAATTAATGCAG GAAGGAAGAATGAGAGGCCAAGCATTTGTGACGTTTCCATCGATTGAATTAGCACACAGTGCTCTA AATATAGTGAATGGCTATGTTTTCAAAGGCAAGCCAATGATAATTCAGTTTGGTAGAAATCCGGCGGCTGGCAAAACAAGTTGA
- the LOC130824202 gene encoding membrane protein PM19L-like yields MVNKQLRPAASLLLFLNLCMYAVVLGLSGWAINRIINYGRFGFGQNAASLYMILLSLIAGAVGLVSCLFGLNHITYWRRTDSLPAVAAAAAIAWGLTMLAFGFACKHIKLHTDSEHLKTLEAFIIILSGTMLLYILVIHEIMKRGN; encoded by the exons ATGGTGAACAAACAATTAAGGCCAGCAGCATCCTTGTTATTGTTTCTCAACTTATGCATGTATGCAGTTGTGTTAGGCTTAAGTGGTTGGGCTATCAACAGGATCATCAACTATGGAAGAT TTGGTTTTGGACAAAATGCGGCAAGTCTATACATGATACTATTATCGCTAATAGCCGGAGCAGTTGGGTTAGTATCTTGCTTATTTGGGCTAAACCATATAACCTACTGGCGTCGTACTGATAGCTTGCCTGCCGTTGCTGCTGCCGCCGCCATCGCCTGGGGTCTTACCATGCTTGCTTTTGG CTTTGCATGCAAACATATTAAGCTACACACAGACAGTGAACATCTG AAAACATTGGAGGCATTCATCATAATCCTAAGTGGAACAATGCTTTTGTACATCTTAGTCATTCATGAAATAATGAAGAGAGGAAACTAG